The Ziziphus jujuba cultivar Dongzao chromosome 12, ASM3175591v1 sequence AAGTAGTCattcttttaaatgaaaaaaagaaaataaatatttggatcATGTGGTGGTGAATATATTCCAACTATCATTTATTCTTTCTATTTGTTCGGAACCTGATATCAGTATCTTTTCAGAGCTCAGTCTTCCACTCTCTAATGGAGTCGATGATCTATAATCTCTTCAGCCTCATCTTCTTCGTCCTCTTTTTCCTTCACCAAACACCGGCCTCTTCGACTTCTTTCTTTCCCAACGAAGCCATTCCAACCAAATCAGGCTATCTTACAGTAAATCAAACCTCTGGTTCCGCCATTTTCTATACCTTCTATGAAGCCCAGAAACCCACTTCATCTCTCTCCCAAACCCCACTTCTCATTTGGCTCCAGGGTGGTCCTGGTTGCTCCTCCATGATTGGAAACTTTCTCGAGCTCGGTCCATGGCGGGTCAACTTCGAGAAGAAGGACGAAGAACCCCTTGCTCTCCAACCCAACCCCGGTTCATGGAACCGGATTTTCGGGCTTCTCTTCCTCGACAATCCAATCGGAACCGGATTCAGTGTCGCCGCGAAACCCGAAGAGATTCCGAGGGACCAGAACAGAGTCGCCGAGCACCTATTTACTGCGATCACTTCGTTTATCGATTCGGACCCGTCGTTTAAATCTCGCCCCATTTTTATCACCGGAGAGAGCTACGCCGGAAAATACGTTCCGGCAATTGGGTATTACATTTTGAAGAAGAACACCCAGTTGTGGAATCGCCGTAAAGTGAATTTAGCCGGCGTTGCAATAGGAAACGGGTTGACCGACCCGATGACCCAGGTAGACACCCATGCTTCAAATGCTTATTTCTCTGGTTTTATCAACGAGAAGCAGAAATCCGTATTAGAGAAGCTACAATCAGAAGCTGTCAAGCTCACTGGGAATGGGGATTGGAGCGAGGCAACTGATGCAAGATTCAAGGTCCTGAATACATTGCAGAACATGACAGGGTTAGCCACTCTGTATGATTATACAAGGAAAGTTCCTTACAAGGACTATTTGGTAAAGGAACTTTTGGACAGAAAAGAGGTGAAAAAGATTTTAGGAGCAAAAGAGTCTGTGGTATACGAGGTTTGCAGTGACTTGGTTGGTAATACATTGAATGATGATGTGATGAAAAGTGTGAAATTCATGGTGGAATTTTTGGTGAAGAAGATAAAGGTTTTGCTGTACCAAGGTCATTTTGATCTGAGAGATGGAGTGGTTTCAACCGAGGCTTGGGTGAAAAATTTGAAGTGGGAAGGTATTGAAGATTTCCAATCCGCTGAGAGAAAAGTTTGGAAAGTGAATGGTGAGCTTGCTGGGTATGTGCAAAAATGGGGAAGTTTGAGCAATACTGTGGTTTTAGGGGCTGGGCATCTTGTTCCTTCAGACCAGCCTTTGAGCTCACAGGCTATGATTGAAGATTGGGTTTTGGATAAAGGGTTATTTGGCAATGATCAAAAGGAGAATTTAGCACAATTTTGAGAGAAACAGTTTAGGAACTTCATTGTTGCTTTTCATTGAGATTGTGCTTGTATGATTTGTATCAATTATTGATTAAAATCATTTCCAAGCGTCATGTATAAGGTACTTTATTAGGTGAATAAGAGATTGGTGATATCCATTGGCTAATGGTTttcggttatttattattttatattcttcAAAATATGCACTCCCTTATGGAAATTTAGTGAAAATATGTGAAATTGAATAACTGTCTCGTTTGTAAAATCTTCAAACGATAAACAATTAGCAATGGTATATAACTCATAATTTTCTTCTAGCTTCGTTGTGTtcgattttaaaatgatatttcagTATTTATAACTCAAACCTGCTTGATATTCTTGCTTTTTAACagtttataataatttcaacatattATAAACTTGTTACACATAATGAGAAGCAAAATCTAGTTGTTAAGCAGCTGACATAAACAGACTATTAGGGTCTTCAAAGTCCACAACTAATATACAAAACAATATGGAAATATTGAACTTGGATAATCAATTGATAATGACCAAAATCCGATCCAAAATTGCTTGGTAAAAGAAATATATGAAACCACGCACCCAACAAAGTATctaacttaaaaataattttctgggAAAAAAATCGATATAATTGATAACTTACAAGTTAACAAACGGAGGGAAGGAATGTGGAAAGGGTGTTGAATGTTCTTAAATGCTTTAAGCTAGTTCTGTTTAATCACCTCACAGCAGAAAGCAAATCCTTGAGAGACTAATAACATGCAAGGAGGCTTCCATTCAAACTCATCAGCTTTCAATCATGTAGGGCCGACCCTGGGATTTTGAGTTCCAAGGCTAACTTCATAGGTTAACCATTATACaaatatctaaaataaatataaatgcaattaacaaatacaatagttttattaaataaaaaaggattcAAAATTACATACTATAATACTTTAACTTCAAAAAATTTACTTAAGATTTGTTCTTTTAGTATTTTTAGatgcaaaattaataattgaacgATTATGATTAAGTTATTAGagcacattttttttctttccaataaCATGAGTGACTCATAACATGCAGACGAGATAAGGATATCCAAAATTGCAAAGCATTTACCTTTTGATAATGTAGAGGTGGTCGAGGCTGAGCACACGGCAGGAGGTTTAGCCCTCTTCTGGAAGTCAGATATAGGTTGGAAAGTAATATATAAGTCCAAATGGATTATTGGGGTGGTAACTACCTTGACATATGGGAAGACTTGTAATGGGTGGTTCTGTTATTGTCCTGCGGAGAGAAGCTTGAGGAAAGCATTCTGGTTGGAACTAGTGGAGGTGGTGAATTCGAACAGTGAAATTTGGATGTGTATGGGCGATTTTAATGACATTTTAAGTCAAGACGAGAAATTTGGTGGGAGAAAGGTCACAGACAAATCTCATTTCTTTTTACGAAATTTCCTAGATGAGGTTTGAGCTGTAGATATTGGATTCTCTGGTACTCCTTATACCTGGCGTAACAGTCGAGGGGGACAAGCCAACATCAGAAAGCGCTTTGATCGGGTGATTGTGAGTCCGAAATGGCCGATTATTTTCAACCAAGCTGGGATTCTCCATCGACATCCTATAAGATCCGACCACATTCCTATTCGTTTATCCTTGAAGCAGGACCACCCTTAAACCCCTCAACCCTTTTGATTCTTGGAGGCTTGGATGAGGGACCTGATGTGTGAGGCAATTATCTCTCAGGCTTGGAGTATTAATACTGGGAATAGGAATAGAATTCCTTTATGTGCCCGAATTGACAAAACCACTAGAGCCTTGAGAAAGTGGAATAAAGAATCGTTCGGCTTCTGCCAATCCACTTTAGAAGTAGATCTAGCTCAGCTTTTTAATAGCACACCTTCACAGGAAAACATTCGACTTCAACATTCATTACATCAACCTTAGATGAATGGAGACTACGGCTCGACATGGTGTGGCAGAAAAAATATCGCAAACTATGGCTCACTGTAAAGGGCCGTAACTCAAAGTTTTTTATGCTTCCACCATTGACAAAAGAAAACGGAATTCCATAGTTGCAATAAAAGACAATGCGGGGAAATGGTTAGAGTCCAAATCGGACGTTGGGAATTATCTCCCTTTCTGTGACTGCCTTGACAAATACATTCACGGTGGCATTACGGATTTGGATAATGCTAAGCTTGATGCCATACCTACAGTAGAGGAAAATTTTCAAGTTGTCAAGAGCATGCATCCCATTGAAGCCCCTGGGCTTGATGGGATGCCTACTCTTTTCTATCAATGGTTTTGGAGCACAGTAGAAGAAGACATCATCAAAATGGTCCAGAATGCCTTTCGCTCGGTTTTCATCCTAAGATCCATCAATCGGTcctttattattcttattccaAAGACCAAACAAGTGTCAACCTTCAACCAGCTGCGGCCAATCAGCCTTTGTAACACCACCTGTAAGATAATGACAAAAATTTTGGCTGACAGAATTAGACCAGTACTAGACAAGATTATCTTTCCTTTCCAAGCAGCGTTCATATTGGGACGGTGGATTGGTGAGAATTCATTTCTCGTGAATGAAATTGTGCAAACtatgaagcaaaagaaaaaaggagcaGGTCTGGTGGGCTTTAAAATTGATTGGATGAAGGCCTATGATAGATTTGATTGGGGAATGCTGACACTAATACTAGCAAATTTTGGTTTCTCTAGCAAGGTCAATGCACTTATCCTCGAGTGTATTTCTATGGAATCGGTTCACCTAATGCTCAATGGGAGTATCTTCAGTAAAATTGATATGCAACGAGGCCTCAGGCAGGGCGATCCCTTATCCCCCTTTTTATTGATTATATACACTGAGTTGCTGTCCCAAATGCTGTTACATCtcgaaagaaaaaggaaaattcatgGGATTAAGATTGGTAGAACAAGCCCAACAATCATTCACCTTCTTTTTGTAGATGATATTTTACTGTTTTGCAGGGCCAATTTAGAAGAAGTTAGAGAACTGGTGATGTGCCTTAACTTGTTCTGTAGCTGGACTGGTCAGAAAATCAATCATGCAAAATCTGGCTGTTTTTTCTCAAAAATACACAGGGGAAAGTGAAATCACGAATTAAGAAGTTTTTTGGTCTAAATGAGCTACCAAAAGACACCAAATACCTGGGCAACCCTTTATTTATAAGCAGGCATCATTTAACTGATTATGCAGATCTCAGAAACAAGGTGGAAGGCAAACTCCAAGGCTGGAAGGTAAAGTTGATTTCATAGACAGGTTGATGTACCTTAGTTAAATTTGCAATTAGTCCTATGCCCCTCTACAATATGTCGACTATGAGACTTCTTGCTACCTGGTGTAAAAATATTGAGAGAACAGCCAGCAGGTTTCTATGGAACAAAGGATCAGACCGAAACAGTTTCATTCCAATTTCATGGGACAAGCTATGTAGACCCAAGTGCACTGGAGGTCTTGGCATTAGGAAGCTTCAGAATATGAATTTAGCTCTTTTGAATAAACTTGGGTGACATTTAGCTGTAGATTCGAATAAAGTTTGGGTCAAGGCGTTAAAAGCTAAGTACTTCTCGGGGAGCTCCTTTATGAATTGCAAGTTGAAGAAAAATAGTTCCTGGTCATGGAGAGGAATTATGGCCTCCCGAAAACTCTTATCAAATGGTTTGTGTTACAGAGTGGGTAAATGGTCGAACATCAATTTTTGGGAAGATACTTGGGTTCCCAATAGCCTAAACTTCAAACCTACACCTATGTCCGAAGAAGCAAGACTATGTTGCGGAATGGTGGATTCTCTGCTCAATCCAAATGGCTCGTGGAGGCCGAATAAACTACAACAACTTTTTGATAGTGGTACCATCAACAACATTTGTAAAATTCCTCGTACTAATCGAAGACTGGAGGATAGGCTTATTTGGAACGGCACCACAATTGGCTATTATAGTGTGAAATCGGCCTATACTTTGGAATACTGGAACACTTTTTCTAGTTCTACATTGTGGAAGCATTTATGGGAGTCCAAAATTCATGAAAGGCTTTAGTTTTTTATGTGGAAGCTAGCCAACCATGGTCTCTCAACCTTTTCAAACTTCATCTCCTACAACATGACTCCGAACAGGATTGCATGTGTTCATGGTTGTGACAGCGTGGAATCATAGTGCCATGTCCTTTTCCATTGCCAGGTGGCAAGAGCAATTTGGTTTGCTATGCCATGGAGTATTAAATGGGAAGCAATGATTACCAAAACCTTTGGGAGAAGTTAAGATTAATCGCAAGTCTTTCAGGGTTGCTGCTGGTCCACTCATCTGACCAAGACGACTTCTTTCTATATGCCAACATCCTTATGGAGCATATCTGGAAAATAAGAAATTCCACCCTCCATGACAAAACTAGTTTCTCTCTCGACAATACTATGGCTTGGCTTAATCATAGATTTCACGAGGCAAAAACGGCAATTCCCAATTGCAACCCAAAAACTGTCATGCCCTCAGTTAGTAAGTCTCCTCAACTGATCCAAAACTTTCATAAATGCATCTGGATCCATTCAGATGCTGCAATTAAAGAAGGCCGAAGCACGGTTGGTGTCATTGCCAGAAACCACCTTGGTGAAGTTCAACAAATCAAAACCGTGTATTTTGAATCAGACATTCCAGAAGTGGCAGAAGCTTATGGCATTTTGCAATCGTTAAAACTAGATATAGAGGAGAATTGGCCCAATGTGTGGTGCATATTCGATGCATGGAACGTAATATCCACACTCAACAACCCTCAATCTCAAATCATTCACTAGTATGCCGAAGGAATTTTCAAGGATATTGAGGACTTAGCAAAGCAAATACAAACAGTTCATTTTGCTTGGAATccaaaggaaaataattttctagCGGATTTTGTGTGCAAGTGGAGCCAAAGTAATGGTATTATTGGGTGCTTATCTTGTAATATGTTACCGTTCATCTTCTCAGTTTTTGTAACCCAAGAGAGTGGCTTGATCGCCAACTCTTTCTGAAAGTGTATCTTTCAGGTTTTTTGACTTTTATAAAACCGCATTttcatagccaaaaaaaaaaaaaaaaaaaaatcagtttttgATCCATGTAGGGGCTCACGTCAACTTTATAGGTTAACTTTtctatagatttttaaaataaataataaatacaaccagcaaaaacaataattttattaaataaaaaggatTCAACAATTGCATGCCATGACActaactgtaacaccccgtcgcaaagtacaacggaaattttccaactttgaccgttgatcgttgactttgactttgactgttgatcaaggggtcaaaagttgactttttgttccggttggaattctaggttgcctgaggtatcgttacgaagtacacgttggcacgagttcgtaaactagtagcacgttgaaaatggagctacggtttgaaagatatgagcaaaacaaattgaggtccaaactgtccaaggggtgccggagttgactttttattcatgcaaagttgagctttgactcatgcatggttgtgaagtactcatcgatacgagtccgtagactagcggcacgtccgatttggacatgtggtttgaaagttatggacctgtaaagtttttcaaatac is a genomic window containing:
- the LOC107429321 gene encoding serine carboxypeptidase-like 50, giving the protein MESMIYNLFSLIFFVLFFLHQTPASSTSFFPNEAIPTKSGYLTVNQTSGSAIFYTFYEAQKPTSSLSQTPLLIWLQGGPGCSSMIGNFLELGPWRVNFEKKDEEPLALQPNPGSWNRIFGLLFLDNPIGTGFSVAAKPEEIPRDQNRVAEHLFTAITSFIDSDPSFKSRPIFITGESYAGKYVPAIGYYILKKNTQLWNRRKVNLAGVAIGNGLTDPMTQVDTHASNAYFSGFINEKQKSVLEKLQSEAVKLTGNGDWSEATDARFKVLNTLQNMTGLATLYDYTRKVPYKDYLVKELLDRKEVKKILGAKESVVYEVCSDLVGNTLNDDVMKSVKFMVEFLVKKIKVLLYQGHFDLRDGVVSTEAWVKNLKWEGIEDFQSAERKVWKVNGELAGYVQKWGSLSNTVVLGAGHLVPSDQPLSSQAMIEDWVLDKGLFGNDQKENLAQF
- the LOC132800158 gene encoding uncharacterized protein LOC132800158; its protein translation is MADYFQPSWDSPSTSYKIRPHSYSFILEAGPPLNPSTLLILGGLDEGPDVKRNSIVAIKDNAGKWLESKSDVGNYLPFCDCLDKYIHGGITDLDNAKLDAIPTVEENFQVVKSMHPIEAPGLDGMPTLFYQWFWSTVEEDIIKMVQNAFRSVFILRSINRSFIILIPKTKQVSTFNQLRPISLCNTTCKIMTKILADRIRPVLDKIIFPFQAAFILGRWIGENSFLVNEIVQTMKQKKKGAGLVGFKIDWMKAYDRFDWGMLTLILANFGFSSKVNALILECISMESVHLMLNGSIFSKIDMQRGLRQGDPLSPFLLIIYTELLSQMLLHLERKRKIHGIKIGRTSPTIIHLLFVDDILLFCRANLEEVRELGKVKSRIKKFFGLNELPKDTKYLGNPLFISRHHLTDYADLRNKVEAVDSNKVWVKALKAKYFSGSSFMNCKLKKNSSWSWRGIMASRKLLSNGLCYRVGKWSNINFWEDTWVPNSLNFKPTPMSEEARLCCGMVDSLLNPNGSWRPNKLQQLFDSGTINNICKIPRTNRRLEDRLIWNGTTIGYYSVKSAYTLEYWNTFSSSTLWKHLWESKIHERL